The following are encoded together in the Kribbella sp. CA-293567 genome:
- a CDS encoding four-helix bundle copper-binding protein, producing the protein MVRTYPKDLGGIDQGRLVACVEACLSCAQTCTACADACLAEDAVSELTKCIRTNLDCADICAATVNVLSRHTGHDAELTKAVLEACGKACGTCADECERHANHHDHCRICATACRRCEQACKELLAALG; encoded by the coding sequence ATGGTGCGGACGTACCCGAAGGATCTGGGTGGTATCGATCAGGGCAGGCTGGTCGCGTGCGTCGAAGCGTGTCTGTCCTGCGCGCAGACGTGCACGGCTTGTGCCGACGCGTGCCTGGCGGAGGATGCCGTGAGTGAGTTGACCAAGTGCATCCGGACGAACCTCGACTGCGCCGACATCTGCGCTGCCACCGTGAACGTTCTGTCCCGCCACACCGGTCACGACGCCGAACTGACCAAGGCGGTGCTCGAAGCCTGCGGCAAGGCCTGCGGTACCTGTGCTGACGAATGTGAGCGACACGCCAACCATCACGATCATTGCCGGATCTGCGCGACCGCGTGCCGGCGGTGCGAACAGGCTTGCAAGGAACTGCTGGCCGCCCTCGGCTGA
- a CDS encoding PRC-barrel domain-containing protein, which translates to MAGTEPQPTLERLDDTDLTLSNIEDDVRGRDVVDRDGEPVGKVEGLFIDREECRVRLLEVSSGGFLGIGKTIQLVPVDAVIAVSVDVVQVEQDREHVARGPGYDPDLARREPPRYFADIYGYYGAAPYWTAGYTPPRFPYR; encoded by the coding sequence ATGGCCGGAACCGAGCCACAACCCACACTCGAGCGCCTCGACGACACTGATCTGACCCTCAGCAACATCGAGGACGATGTCCGCGGCCGCGACGTCGTCGACCGCGACGGCGAACCAGTCGGCAAGGTCGAAGGATTGTTCATCGACCGGGAGGAGTGCCGCGTCCGACTGCTGGAGGTCAGTTCCGGAGGCTTCCTGGGCATCGGCAAGACCATCCAACTGGTTCCCGTCGACGCAGTGATCGCAGTCAGCGTCGACGTGGTCCAGGTCGAGCAGGACCGCGAGCACGTCGCCCGCGGACCCGGCTACGATCCCGACCTCGCGCGAAGGGAACCACCTCGCTACTTCGCTGACATCTACGGCTACTACGGAGCAGCGCCGTACTGGACCGCCGGCTACACGCCCCCACGCTTCCCGTACCGCTGA
- a CDS encoding DUF4383 domain-containing protein, with the protein MKDGPPYRSIATISQEAVLWVAGLLISLGFFGLLPAATKNLEVFSTWWSTAADARLFGLSEVSLLHNFLHLLLGAAALFASSADRWARGFLLGAGIAMTMLVAYGQLATDPLLDSLVPDAPADAWLHGTLGIAMIAMGAGHRQIHRSRSTTN; encoded by the coding sequence ATGAAGGACGGGCCGCCCTACCGATCGATCGCCACGATTTCCCAGGAGGCCGTCCTGTGGGTCGCCGGCCTGCTCATCTCGCTCGGCTTCTTCGGACTCCTGCCGGCAGCAACGAAGAATCTCGAGGTATTCAGCACCTGGTGGAGCACTGCTGCTGATGCGCGACTGTTCGGTCTGTCCGAGGTCTCGTTGCTGCACAACTTCCTCCATCTGCTCCTCGGAGCAGCAGCCCTGTTCGCCTCAAGCGCCGACCGGTGGGCGCGCGGCTTCCTGCTCGGCGCCGGGATCGCGATGACGATGCTTGTGGCGTACGGGCAACTGGCGACCGATCCCCTACTCGACAGCCTGGTCCCCGATGCCCCGGCCGATGCCTGGCTGCACGGCACTCTGGGGATCGCGATGATTGCGATGGGCGCCGGCCACCGTCAGATCCATCGCTCCCGCTCGACGACCAACTGA
- a CDS encoding cation:proton antiporter codes for MLLLCFAVALLVAVLVSSLANRTILSTAVLFLVAGFVLGPESTGVLDLQPDSPVVSILAELALFAVLFTDGMRVGWTDLRSAWRLPGRALGWGLPLTLGLTSLAAHYIVGLDWPASLLIGAILAPTDPVFASALVGNDKVPARLRHLLNVESGVNDGLALPFVMVFLAVAAGSDDLHGGELATELALGIVIGVAVPWIAIRLERTRFFSASTQYEPLNAVAIVVLVLALGQTLHGNLFLAAFAAGITVATFGPAQRKAFEHFGELISESLKLAALLVFGALISLEFLSEISWQGWVFAVIALLVARPAALAVSFLGSGLGLREQVAAMWFGPKGFASVVYGLIVLESGIPVADEVFHLVALTIVLSIVAHSSTDVLVARSFENADLTPAPDRPSPR; via the coding sequence ATGCTGCTGTTGTGTTTTGCGGTCGCTCTGCTGGTCGCCGTACTGGTCTCAAGTCTGGCCAATCGGACGATCCTGTCCACGGCCGTGCTGTTCCTGGTTGCGGGTTTCGTGCTCGGTCCTGAATCGACCGGCGTACTCGACCTTCAGCCGGACTCGCCGGTGGTCTCGATCTTGGCGGAGCTGGCGTTGTTCGCTGTCCTCTTCACCGATGGGATGCGGGTCGGCTGGACCGACCTCCGGTCGGCCTGGCGCCTGCCCGGCCGGGCGCTCGGTTGGGGGCTGCCGCTGACACTCGGCCTCACGTCGCTGGCCGCTCACTACATCGTCGGCCTCGACTGGCCGGCCTCGTTGCTGATCGGCGCGATCCTTGCTCCGACCGACCCGGTGTTCGCGTCTGCGCTGGTCGGTAACGACAAGGTGCCGGCGAGACTGCGGCACCTGCTGAACGTTGAGTCGGGTGTGAACGATGGGCTAGCGCTGCCCTTCGTGATGGTCTTCTTGGCGGTCGCCGCCGGATCCGACGACCTGCATGGCGGTGAGCTCGCGACGGAGCTTGCCCTCGGCATCGTCATCGGGGTGGCGGTTCCCTGGATCGCGATCCGGCTGGAGCGGACCAGGTTCTTCTCGGCGTCGACGCAGTACGAGCCGTTGAACGCGGTCGCGATCGTCGTGCTCGTACTGGCGCTGGGGCAAACGTTGCACGGAAACCTCTTCCTGGCCGCCTTCGCCGCGGGTATCACCGTGGCGACGTTCGGACCGGCTCAACGCAAGGCCTTCGAGCACTTCGGCGAGCTGATCTCCGAAAGTCTGAAACTGGCCGCGCTCCTGGTCTTCGGTGCCCTGATCTCGCTGGAGTTTCTCAGTGAGATCTCCTGGCAGGGTTGGGTCTTCGCGGTGATCGCACTGCTCGTCGCGCGCCCGGCGGCGTTGGCGGTGTCGTTCCTGGGGTCGGGTCTCGGGCTGCGGGAACAGGTGGCCGCGATGTGGTTCGGGCCGAAGGGGTTCGCCTCGGTGGTCTACGGCCTGATCGTCTTGGAGTCCGGTATCCCGGTGGCCGACGAAGTCTTCCACCTGGTCGCCCTCACCATCGTGTTGTCGATCGTGGCCCACTCTTCCACTGACGTGTTGGTCGCCCGCTCCTTCGAGAACGCCGACCTCACACCAGCTCCGGACAGACCCTCTCCACGGTGA